The following nucleotide sequence is from Natronosalvus caseinilyticus.
TACCGAAGACGATGGTAACGGCAATGGTGGAAATGGTGGGAACGGTGGGAACGGCGGTGATTCGACCACGATCACGACGTTCATGCAGTCGATCCCAACCGAGATGAACTGGAACACGTGGGCACCGAGCTATCCGTGGACGCCCTCGTGGCTGCTCCTCGAGCCGGTCCAGCGGTGGTACGCTGACGGTTCGATGTCCCTCGACCTCATCGAGGACTGGGAGTACGACGCCGACACCCAGGAACTGACCGTCCACCACAACGAGGACTTCTACTGGTGGAACGGCGACGTGGTCAACGCCGCCGACAAGTACTGGTACGGCGAGGTCGCTCGCTTGCTCAACCCGGATTCTAGCGACTACGCGGCCCTCCACCTCGAGAACAACGGTGGGACAATCATCCGCGAGTACAAAGAGCCGCAGAACCCCGAACTGGTCGGGAACTACCTCGGGGGCTACCTCGGCGAGATGATGCGAGGACACCGAGACAAGTACAAACCGTGGGCCGAAGAACTCCAGGACGCCACGACCGACGACGAACGGGTCGAAATCGAGGAGCGGTTGGGCGAGGAGATGCCGATTGATATGGACACCTTCATCGACGAAGGTCTCGGCCTGGGTGCCTTCCAGGCCGTCGACTACGACGAACAGGGCATCTACTGCGAACTGTTCGAAGATCACCCGTACGCCGACGAAATCGAGATCGACAAGCTCGACTACGTGCTCGCCTCCGGCGACGCCATCGCCCAGCAGATGGTCGGCGGCGACCTCGACTTCGGGTTCGCCCAACTCTCGAACTGGCTCGGCGACCAGGAGGTGGATCACCTGGAGACGATCGGGGAGTTCGAGAGCACGTTCATGCGGAAACTCGAGTTCATGATGGACGGGCAAGGTTCCAAGCACATCCGTCAACTCGAGTTCCGCCGAGCCATCGCACACCTCCTCAGCATCGAGAACGTCTCCGAGAACTTCGCGCCACCGAACACGGTTCGGACGGCACAGACGGGACTTCCCGAGGCGGTCACCGAGCAGCGCCTGGGCGACTACGCCGACGACTTCATCGAATACCCCGTCGGCGCGGACGAAGAGGGCGCAGCGGAGCTCCTCAACTCGATCGGCTACGAACAGGACGGCGACAGCTGGGTTGACGACGAAGGCGAGCCCATCTCGCTCGAGATGGTCGTCCCCGACTGGGCCTCGAACCCCGCCCGAACGGCAGCGGACAAGCTCTCGAACTTCGGGTTCGAGACGGATCTGCAAGTTCTCGAGGGTGCAGCGTACAACGACAGCACCGAGGACCACGTCGACTTCGACCTCTCCATGGGTAACCACGGTTCGCTGATCGCCCACCCGTACGCGTACTTCCGACCGACGCACGCTGCCGGCAACGACCTGGGCGACGAAGCGCTCATCGAGGATGCCCTGGCAAACGGCGAGAGTCGCTCGCCGTACAACGGCAAGGAACTCATCGTCGAAATTCCGGAGGAAGTCGGCCAGGAAGACCTCTCGGGGTCGACCCAGGAGGTCAACCTGTACGAACTCTTCCAGGAGTGGATGACGGCGGATACCGAAGAACGGAGCAAGGAGATCGCCGAGACGTTCACCTGGTTCTGGAACTTCTACCTCCCCGGAATCGACCTGTTCCAGCCGATGTCCGGTTCGTGGGGCAACGTCGAGAACTGGGAGTTTGCGACCGACAACAGCGACTGGGAAGCCTACCGTGGCGCGTTCCACGCCGCCATGCGCGGGCACATCTCCCCGAAGTAACCGAGGAAACGACCGGACGAGCGATTCTCCTTCATCTTTTCGACGCGGATCGATGCAGTCGGGACCACACGGACTATCTGCAACACTGCCACACTCGAGTCGTCTTCGAGATTCGTAAAAGTCGAAGGCGCGAGTACTGTTCTGGATCGTCCATCTCGAGTACGATAGCCAGTCCGGACGATAGCCGAAGACGTGCTCGAGAAGCGAACCAAAGGGTCACACGGCAGTTCGGATGTTCGGGTGACGAAAAACCGTATCCAATCGAAACGACTGCCCGACGATCCTTACTCTACCGGGAGTGACTCTAGCACGTCGTGATCCCGAGTAAGGACGTCGGCGAGTGCCACCCCGGCCGAGTCCGGCAGCGGCGAGGGCAGACCGAGACGGTCCTGGGCGTAGGTCGCGACGTAGGCCACGCCCTCTGGCAGGTCACGGTACTCGTTCGGGAGGCCGAGAGAGACGACGACGACCGGCACCGTCGTCGCGAGTTCCTCGACGATCCGTCGCTGACCCGCCGGAAACGCCTCGCGGGCGTAGGTCGTGACGACGGTGACGTCGACGCTGTCGGCGACCGACCGGAGCGTCTCGAGGGATCGATCCGTCGACTCCGGCTCCATCGTCGGCTTCGGATCGTCGAGCGTACGCACGTCGCCGGGGGCGAGCGAGCAGGAGAGAACGTCGCCGAAGGCGGCGTCGAGGTGTGGTTCGAGATCCTGGACGCCCCTGATCCCGGTGAGGAGCACGGACGAATCCGCAGAAAGCGGGAGGACGTCGCCGTTGCCGAGGAGGGAGAACGACCGCTCGTAGGCCTCGCGAGCGATCGCTTCGTGCTCGGCACTCGCCATCGACTCGATGGCCTCGAGCGGATCGACGTACCGGCGCTCACCGACATCGTAGTGGGCTTTCAGCGCCAGGATGCGTTCGACGGACTCGTCGATTCGAGATTCAGACAGGCGACCCGACTCGACCGCCTCGAGGATCGCGTCACGCGTCTCGAGAAGGTCGTCGGCGGGAACGAATCCGGTGAGGACGAGGTCGGCCCCGGCTTCGATCGCCTGGACGGCAGCCTCGCCGACGGGGTAGTTGTCGGCGATGGCGTCCATCATCATCGCGTCGGTGACGACGACGCCGTCGAAGCCGAGGTCGTCCCGGAGGAGGTCCGTGAGGATCGTCGGGGAGAGCGTCGCCGGAAGCTCGGGATCGAGACACTCGACGATGATGTGGGAGGTCATGATGCAGTCGACGCCCTCCTCGATCATCGCCTCGAACGGCGGCAGGTGCACGCGCTCGAGGGTTTCCCGGTCGTAGGTGACGTGTGGTAACTCCATGTGGGAGTCGAGTTCGGTGTCGCCGTGGCCCGGGAAGTGTTTGGCGACGGCGACCTGGTCTTCCGCGTGGATTCCCTCGAGCGTGGCCGTCGCGTACGTGGCGACCGTCTCGGGCGTGGTGCCGGGAGAACGAACGCCGATGACGGGATTGTCGGGGTTGGTGTTGACGTCGACGACTGGCTGGTGGTTCATGGTGAGGCCTATACCCAGCATATCCTGGGCGATGGCCGCCGAGACGTCTCTCGCGAGGTCGACGTCGCCGGCGGCCGTCCGTCCCATGAGCGCCGGGTACGCACGAGTCTCGTGTCTGACGATGTCGACGGTCCCGTACTCGCAGTCCGCGGAGATCAACAGTGGTGCTCCGGGGTCCACGTCGGCTGCCCACTCCTGTAACTGATTCGTGTACTGGGCCATGAAGTGGGGCGTCACCCGGTGGTTTCCGTAGATCCGGAGTGCGCCCGGTCGGACGGTCTCGAGGACCGTCTTCATCTCCTCGGTGGGCCACCCGGCATCGGTCTCGAAGTTTCCGAGTCCGATTCCCGCGTGGATCAATTGTCCGACCTTCGCCTCCAGCGATAGCTCTTCGATGGTCGTCGGTGAGTCGGCCATACGTCCTCTCTCGAGCGATAGCTCAAAGGTCTTTCTGGACCGGCTATTCGGATGGCGAACGGTGAGCCAGCGATGGGTCGATTGGTTCCTGACGTGACCCAATCGGTTAAGACGATAGCATCGCATACCTCGAGTACGATGTCGGGACTACTCGC
It contains:
- a CDS encoding ABC transporter substrate-binding protein is translated as MAATSAMVTGGVAGCFSTEDDGNGNGGNGGNGGNGGDSTTITTFMQSIPTEMNWNTWAPSYPWTPSWLLLEPVQRWYADGSMSLDLIEDWEYDADTQELTVHHNEDFYWWNGDVVNAADKYWYGEVARLLNPDSSDYAALHLENNGGTIIREYKEPQNPELVGNYLGGYLGEMMRGHRDKYKPWAEELQDATTDDERVEIEERLGEEMPIDMDTFIDEGLGLGAFQAVDYDEQGIYCELFEDHPYADEIEIDKLDYVLASGDAIAQQMVGGDLDFGFAQLSNWLGDQEVDHLETIGEFESTFMRKLEFMMDGQGSKHIRQLEFRRAIAHLLSIENVSENFAPPNTVRTAQTGLPEAVTEQRLGDYADDFIEYPVGADEEGAAELLNSIGYEQDGDSWVDDEGEPISLEMVVPDWASNPARTAADKLSNFGFETDLQVLEGAAYNDSTEDHVDFDLSMGNHGSLIAHPYAYFRPTHAAGNDLGDEALIEDALANGESRSPYNGKELIVEIPEEVGQEDLSGSTQEVNLYELFQEWMTADTEERSKEIAETFTWFWNFYLPGIDLFQPMSGSWGNVENWEFATDNSDWEAYRGAFHAAMRGHISPK
- a CDS encoding glycoside hydrolase family 3 protein, with the translated sequence MADSPTTIEELSLEAKVGQLIHAGIGLGNFETDAGWPTEEMKTVLETVRPGALRIYGNHRVTPHFMAQYTNQLQEWAADVDPGAPLLISADCEYGTVDIVRHETRAYPALMGRTAAGDVDLARDVSAAIAQDMLGIGLTMNHQPVVDVNTNPDNPVIGVRSPGTTPETVATYATATLEGIHAEDQVAVAKHFPGHGDTELDSHMELPHVTYDRETLERVHLPPFEAMIEEGVDCIMTSHIIVECLDPELPATLSPTILTDLLRDDLGFDGVVVTDAMMMDAIADNYPVGEAAVQAIEAGADLVLTGFVPADDLLETRDAILEAVESGRLSESRIDESVERILALKAHYDVGERRYVDPLEAIESMASAEHEAIAREAYERSFSLLGNGDVLPLSADSSVLLTGIRGVQDLEPHLDAAFGDVLSCSLAPGDVRTLDDPKPTMEPESTDRSLETLRSVADSVDVTVVTTYAREAFPAGQRRIVEELATTVPVVVVSLGLPNEYRDLPEGVAYVATYAQDRLGLPSPLPDSAGVALADVLTRDHDVLESLPVE